A section of the Methanofollis sp. UBA420 genome encodes:
- a CDS encoding DUF63 family protein, whose translation MIREFLYKYYIDPIRYGQPYTIVDTLTYALILIFSVWLVYRGLRRFGIEVDRRFTLSTIPFVVLGGLLRVVEDTGMITSDAHFLLITPIIFFVVFFITVIALFLSRILEMKGLVADSIRVYGWIGIALSVATTLLLLGWGTVNTRIDFVVLFAIPAMAAVSTAAVWGFLRYVLHWEYVADPLYTLLIAGHMLDASATSFGIDLHPMAYVEQHVVGSHLIEWTGTAFSMFPLKLAVIIPAIYVLEMYRKEGNPAFWHLVILAMIVVGMAPGIRDMMRMVIYV comes from the coding sequence ATGATTAGGGAGTTCCTCTACAAATACTACATCGATCCGATCAGGTACGGCCAGCCGTACACGATCGTCGATACGCTCACCTACGCCCTCATCCTCATCTTTTCGGTCTGGCTCGTCTATCGCGGCCTCCGCCGTTTCGGGATCGAGGTCGACCGGCGTTTCACACTCTCGACGATCCCCTTCGTCGTGCTCGGCGGTCTTCTGCGGGTCGTCGAGGACACCGGGATGATCACGTCGGACGCCCACTTCCTCCTGATCACGCCCATCATCTTCTTCGTGGTCTTCTTCATCACCGTCATCGCACTCTTCCTCTCCCGCATCCTGGAGATGAAGGGTCTTGTCGCCGACTCGATACGGGTCTACGGATGGATTGGCATCGCCCTTTCGGTAGCGACGACGCTTCTCCTCCTCGGGTGGGGTACGGTCAACACCAGGATCGACTTCGTCGTCCTCTTTGCGATCCCGGCGATGGCGGCGGTCTCGACCGCGGCGGTCTGGGGTTTCCTCAGGTACGTCCTCCACTGGGAGTACGTCGCCGACCCCCTGTACACTCTCCTCATCGCCGGCCACATGCTCGACGCGAGCGCCACGAGTTTCGGGATCGACCTCCACCCCATGGCTTATGTGGAGCAGCATGTCGTCGGTTCCCACCTGATCGAGTGGACAGGGACGGCCTTTTCGATGTTCCCCTTGAAACTCGCCGTGATCATCCCCGCGATATATGTCCTTGAAATGTACCGGAAGGAGGGGAACCCCGCCTTCTGGCACCTGGTGATCCTTGCGATGATCGTCGTCGGCATGGCGCCCGGTATCAGGGACATGATGAGGATGGTGATCTATGTCTAG
- a CDS encoding tRNA uridine(34) 5-carboxymethylaminomethyl modification radical SAM/GNAT enzyme Elp3 — translation MDDVEIYREIISRISSSPCDPADLQRIKIEVCREHSCAVVPKNSAILAAATPQEAKRLRRLLLVKPTRTISGVAPVAVMTSPAPCPHGKCLPCPGGPDHPFHSPQSYTGQEPAALRGAQNGYDPYEQVQARLSQLEALGHYVDKAELIVMGGTITARPREYQEEFVASCIHAMNEYGTGTHRPLPPMDEVFAGNERAGVRCIAATFETRPDWCRREHINGMLDLGVTKVELGVQHTDDGILAFNRRGCTVGDAVEANTMLRNAGIKVGFHIMPNLPGSDLEEDREMFRTLFDDERFRPDFLKIYPTLVTPGSEIEALWQRGEYAPYPEDDLVGLIAHAKALLPEYVRLQRVQRDIPARLIVAGSHHSNFRQLAQERLRAEGGTCRCIRCREAGRHPAGAEPSFRDLAYRCCGGEEHFIQAESGDALIGFARLRYPGETFRVELDGAALLRELHVYGMMVPIGEDGEKGEFQHRSFGKELLARAEEMAAEKGYEKLAINSGIGVRPYYRSQDYEREGPYMVKRL, via the coding sequence ATGGATGATGTCGAAATCTACCGGGAGATAATCTCCCGGATCTCTTCTTCCCCCTGCGACCCCGCAGACCTCCAGCGGATCAAGATCGAGGTCTGTCGGGAGCACAGTTGTGCGGTGGTCCCAAAAAACTCTGCCATTCTTGCCGCAGCCACCCCACAAGAGGCAAAGCGGCTCCGTCGCCTCCTCCTGGTCAAGCCGACGCGGACGATCTCAGGCGTCGCCCCGGTGGCCGTGATGACCTCGCCCGCACCCTGTCCGCACGGGAAATGTCTCCCCTGCCCGGGCGGGCCTGACCACCCCTTCCACTCGCCCCAGAGTTATACGGGGCAGGAACCTGCGGCCCTGCGGGGCGCCCAGAACGGGTACGACCCCTATGAACAGGTGCAGGCGCGTCTCTCCCAGCTTGAGGCCCTCGGCCACTATGTGGACAAGGCCGAACTGATCGTGATGGGCGGGACGATCACGGCACGGCCACGGGAGTACCAGGAAGAGTTTGTCGCATCCTGTATCCATGCAATGAACGAGTACGGCACCGGGACGCACCGGCCCCTCCCCCCCATGGACGAGGTCTTCGCCGGGAACGAGCGCGCGGGGGTGCGGTGCATCGCCGCCACTTTCGAGACGCGGCCAGACTGGTGCCGGAGGGAGCACATTAACGGCATGCTCGACCTCGGGGTGACCAAGGTGGAGCTCGGGGTCCAGCACACCGACGACGGGATCCTCGCCTTCAACAGACGGGGCTGTACTGTCGGGGACGCCGTGGAGGCAAACACAATGCTCCGCAATGCCGGGATCAAGGTCGGTTTCCATATCATGCCGAACCTGCCCGGGAGCGACCTCGAAGAGGACAGGGAGATGTTCCGGACCCTCTTCGACGACGAACGGTTCAGGCCGGACTTCCTGAAGATTTACCCGACGCTCGTCACGCCGGGATCGGAGATCGAAGCGCTCTGGCAACGCGGCGAGTATGCACCGTACCCGGAAGACGATCTGGTCGGGCTCATCGCCCATGCGAAGGCCCTCCTCCCCGAGTATGTCCGTCTCCAGCGGGTCCAGCGCGACATCCCGGCACGACTGATCGTGGCCGGGTCGCACCACTCCAACTTCAGGCAGCTCGCGCAGGAACGGCTCAGGGCAGAGGGGGGGACATGCCGGTGCATCAGGTGCCGGGAGGCCGGCCGGCACCCGGCCGGTGCTGAACCGTCCTTCCGCGACCTCGCATACCGGTGCTGCGGCGGCGAGGAGCACTTCATCCAGGCCGAATCAGGGGACGCCCTGATCGGGTTTGCGCGCCTCAGGTACCCGGGCGAAACCTTCAGAGTCGAGCTTGATGGGGCTGCCCTCCTGCGCGAACTCCATGTGTACGGGATGATGGTCCCGATCGGAGAGGACGGCGAGAAGGGAGAGTTCCAGCACCGGAGTTTTGGCAAAGAACTTCTTGCCAGGGCCGAAGAGATGGCGGCGGAGAAGGGATACGAAAAGCTCGCCATCAACAGCGGTATCGGGGTCCGCCCATACTACCGGAGTCAGGACTATGAACGTGAAGGTCCATACATGGTAAAGAGGCTTTGA
- a CDS encoding stage II sporulation protein M, whose translation MSRREFLPYLAATVVIFSVGIAAGYGLAASGDPAADQILKTIMEGVFSQILGDSPVMLAVKIFLNNLQACVLLFLGGATFGLLTFFILFSNGLVIGLFADQIAEKVGPLGLLAGLAPHGIFEIPAIFIAAALGLALARSVFADARGQGDAAADAARLGGLFLRIVVPLLAVAAIIEAFITPALLHLVV comes from the coding sequence ATGTCTAGGCGGGAGTTCCTCCCCTATCTTGCCGCGACGGTCGTCATCTTCTCTGTCGGCATCGCCGCGGGCTATGGCCTCGCCGCCTCGGGAGACCCGGCGGCAGACCAGATCCTGAAGACGATTATGGAGGGTGTCTTCTCCCAGATCCTCGGCGACAGTCCTGTCATGCTCGCCGTGAAGATCTTCCTGAACAACCTGCAGGCCTGCGTCCTCCTCTTCCTTGGCGGCGCCACTTTCGGCCTCCTGACCTTCTTCATCCTCTTCTCGAACGGCCTCGTGATCGGCCTCTTTGCCGACCAGATCGCGGAGAAGGTCGGACCTCTCGGCCTCCTTGCAGGGCTCGCCCCTCACGGGATCTTCGAAATCCCGGCCATCTTCATCGCCGCGGCCCTCGGCCTCGCCCTTGCCCGTTCCGTCTTTGCCGACGCCAGGGGGCAGGGGGACGCGGCGGCCGATGCCGCCCGGTTGGGTGGCCTCTTTCTCCGCATTGTCGTGCCCCTTCTTGCCGTGGCGGCTATTATAGAGGCCTTTATAACGCCCGCACTCCTACATTTAGTAGTTTGA
- a CDS encoding proteasome assembly chaperone family protein yields the protein MDDINIDFLTEDEVKADVLIEGLPGIGQVGKLVVEHMIQELGAEKIVDITSIFLPPQVLIEPGGRVRLPNNEVYLWKNDEGQSIAFLIGDFQSTSNEGHYLLCEAYLDIAEELGVKRIYTLGGYGVGHLTEESRVLGAANDESLAAGIVVAGGVMTGEEPGGIVGASGLLLGLAAMRDIEGICLMGETPGYVVDPKSATAVLAVLCRLLGITVDATRLAEHAAEVEKILAKYEEMEKGREEEKLTYIG from the coding sequence ATGGATGACATAAATATTGACTTTTTAACAGAAGACGAGGTCAAGGCCGATGTCCTCATCGAAGGACTGCCGGGCATCGGACAGGTCGGCAAACTCGTCGTCGAGCACATGATCCAGGAGCTCGGGGCTGAGAAGATCGTCGACATCACCTCCATCTTCCTCCCGCCGCAGGTGCTCATCGAACCCGGCGGACGTGTCCGCCTCCCGAACAACGAGGTGTACCTCTGGAAGAACGACGAAGGGCAATCGATCGCTTTCCTCATTGGTGACTTCCAGAGCACCTCGAACGAGGGGCACTACCTCCTCTGCGAGGCCTACCTCGACATCGCCGAGGAGCTCGGGGTGAAGAGGATCTACACCCTCGGCGGCTATGGTGTCGGCCACCTCACCGAGGAGTCGAGAGTCCTCGGGGCGGCCAACGACGAGAGCCTTGCCGCAGGGATCGTCGTCGCCGGGGGCGTCATGACCGGCGAGGAGCCCGGCGGGATCGTCGGTGCTTCGGGTCTGCTTCTCGGCCTTGCTGCCATGCGGGATATCGAGGGGATCTGCCTGATGGGTGAGACACCGGGATATGTCGTCGACCCGAAGAGCGCAACCGCCGTCCTTGCCGTCCTCTGCCGTCTCCTCGGGATCACGGTCGACGCCACCCGGCTTGCCGAGCATGCCGCCGAGGTGGAGAAGATCCTGGCGAAGTACGAAGAGATGGAAAAAGGGCGGGAAGAAGAAAAACTGACCTATATCGGATAA
- a CDS encoding UPF0058 family protein: protein MQKEELLHLHMLLMHIKKYYETTTGEEVYTPDYDVLHVSPAHIHKNKITHKKAILALGEDLVHQLRTTPHLRQLENMHEATTNEVVMQEH, encoded by the coding sequence GTGCAGAAGGAAGAGTTGCTCCATTTACACATGTTGCTGATGCACATCAAGAAGTATTACGAGACCACCACAGGAGAGGAGGTCTACACCCCCGACTATGATGTGCTTCATGTATCCCCTGCCCATATCCACAAGAACAAGATCACTCATAAAAAAGCGATCCTCGCCCTTGGTGAAGACCTCGTTCACCAGCTGCGGACAACCCCACACCTCCGCCAGCTGGAGAACATGCACGAAGCGACCACTAATGAGGTCGTAATGCAAGAACATTAA
- a CDS encoding UPF0179 family protein codes for MAETKPKVTLIGRCLAEKGLEFVYEGQVAMCQTCKLLKVCHNLQPGKKYQIVEIRKNTDQDCPIHRDGICAVEVIEAPIVTLIPADRAILNSTVRYEPVCTKTDCRGYLLCHPDGIIEGEKYLVAKVLGNAPDVCEKGKNLKLVELRPV; via the coding sequence ATGGCAGAAACAAAACCGAAAGTGACCCTGATTGGGAGATGCCTGGCAGAAAAAGGGCTCGAATTCGTGTACGAGGGGCAGGTGGCCATGTGCCAGACCTGCAAACTCCTGAAGGTGTGCCACAACCTCCAGCCAGGAAAAAAATACCAGATCGTCGAGATACGGAAGAACACCGATCAGGACTGCCCTATCCACCGCGACGGCATCTGCGCCGTCGAGGTGATCGAGGCGCCGATCGTCACCCTCATCCCGGCAGACCGGGCGATCCTCAACTCGACGGTCAGGTATGAACCTGTCTGCACAAAGACCGACTGCCGGGGTTACCTTCTCTGTCACCCCGACGGCATCATTGAAGGGGAGAAGTACCTTGTCGCAAAGGTGCTCGGCAATGCCCCCGACGTCTGCGAGAAGGGAAAGAACCTGAAACTCGTCGAACTCAGGCCTGTCTGA
- a CDS encoding ADP-ribosylglycohydrolase family protein, translating to MFIFPYQNAAGTLLGLAVGDALGAPLEGLPPPEKTVTNMVGGGIHGMTRGEYTDDTLQAVGLAQSLVFCRGFLPEDFVERLITGFDRAPEYYGPTSRMVFSLIKEGFSPEDAARIAHIHNRGSRTNGSVMRGPPLGIYYAPVRVREMSLACSALTHHDPVAGECSAFVNLMISEMCRGMPKVSAFCHALDRCENPEVLERVGNFHAWPLEPSLDAVQTTHCAVAVFMSADGFEKTVLRAVNLGGDADTVGAIAGALAGACYGFSTIPHRWLVGFRHTGQLLALAQRLWAAAEHA from the coding sequence ATGTTTATATTCCCCTACCAGAATGCAGCAGGCACGCTCCTTGGACTGGCAGTGGGGGACGCGTTGGGTGCGCCCCTCGAAGGCCTCCCGCCGCCGGAAAAAACCGTGACAAATATGGTCGGCGGAGGGATCCACGGCATGACACGGGGCGAATATACCGACGACACCCTGCAGGCCGTGGGGCTGGCCCAGTCCCTCGTCTTTTGCAGGGGCTTTTTGCCCGAAGACTTCGTAGAACGCCTCATTACGGGTTTTGATCGCGCGCCGGAGTACTACGGCCCCACCTCGCGGATGGTCTTCTCCCTCATTAAGGAGGGTTTCAGCCCTGAAGACGCGGCCCGGATCGCTCATATCCATAACAGGGGGAGCAGGACCAACGGGAGCGTGATGCGTGGGCCGCCGCTCGGGATCTATTATGCGCCTGTCCGTGTGCGAGAGATGAGCCTTGCCTGCTCGGCCCTCACTCACCATGACCCTGTCGCCGGGGAATGCTCGGCCTTCGTGAACCTGATGATCTCGGAGATGTGCCGGGGGATGCCGAAGGTCAGCGCCTTCTGTCACGCCCTCGACCGCTGCGAGAACCCGGAGGTGCTTGAACGGGTCGGGAACTTCCATGCCTGGCCCCTCGAACCTTCTCTCGACGCCGTCCAGACCACCCACTGCGCCGTCGCCGTCTTCATGAGTGCTGACGGTTTTGAAAAGACGGTGTTGCGGGCCGTCAACCTGGGGGGCGACGCTGATACCGTCGGGGCGATCGCCGGTGCCCTTGCCGGTGCCTGTTACGGTTTTTCCACCATACCCCACCGCTGGCTCGTGGGTTTCAGGCACACCGGCCAGCTCCTTGCCCTGGCGCAGCGGCTCTGGGCCGCTGCGGAGCACGCCTGA
- a CDS encoding translation initiation factor IF-2 subunit alpha, with protein MHELNEWPEESELVVCTVEDVKDFVAFVRLDEYENKKGLIHISEVATGWIKHIRDFVREGQKIVCKVLNVDADRGHIDLSLKDVNDHQRREKIQEWKNEQKAEKWIGFVANDTGADLHTITEAFYSSYGLLYPAFEDIVISGEATLTKFGFSKQVNDALLVVANENVKIPKVTITGTLVLSSTKPDGVNIIRRALRSAQPKIDDVDIELTYFGAPNYRVKVTAPDYKRAEKAIEKASRSAIGVMERAGDTGKFVRKQKAKSA; from the coding sequence ATGCATGAACTGAATGAATGGCCGGAAGAAAGCGAACTCGTCGTTTGTACGGTAGAGGACGTTAAGGACTTCGTGGCATTTGTGCGTCTGGACGAATACGAGAACAAGAAAGGGCTCATCCACATCTCCGAGGTCGCCACCGGCTGGATCAAGCATATCCGCGACTTTGTCCGTGAAGGGCAGAAGATCGTCTGCAAGGTGCTCAATGTCGACGCCGACCGCGGGCACATCGATCTCTCCCTCAAGGACGTCAACGACCACCAGAGGCGGGAAAAGATCCAGGAGTGGAAGAACGAGCAGAAGGCCGAGAAGTGGATCGGTTTTGTCGCCAATGACACCGGCGCCGACCTCCATACGATCACAGAGGCCTTTTACTCCTCCTACGGCCTGCTGTACCCGGCTTTCGAGGATATCGTCATAAGCGGCGAAGCGACCCTCACAAAATTCGGTTTCTCAAAGCAGGTCAACGACGCTCTGCTGGTCGTCGCCAACGAGAACGTGAAGATCCCGAAGGTGACGATCACCGGCACCCTTGTCCTCTCATCGACGAAACCTGACGGCGTGAACATCATCAGGCGGGCTCTCAGGAGCGCACAGCCGAAGATCGACGATGTCGATATCGAACTCACCTATTTCGGTGCGCCGAATTACCGGGTCAAGGTCACCGCCCCGGACTATAAGCGGGCTGAGAAAGCCATCGAGAAGGCTTCCAGATCCGCGATCGGCGTCATGGAGCGGGCGGGCGACACCGGCAAGTTCGTCAGAAAACAAAAGGCAAAGAGTGCATGA
- a CDS encoding NAD(P)-dependent glycerol-1-phosphate dehydrogenase — translation MDGEDIKVLREKVFDKSRWMQLPRDILIGHNVLREIPSVCKDLCFGSHALLLAGEHTMTVAGDEIVSLLADTCDVKTCIVGSNTAADIARIEREGAGADFIIGVGGGRVIDTAKIVSYNLDRQFISVPTAAAHDGIASSRASIPTPEGSVSLSAHPPIAVVADTGIIAAAPPRLLAAGCADIISNYTAILDWELAHRLRGEPLSEYAMALSKMTAEIIVKNADVISGLTEESAWIVMKALVSSGVAMSIAGSSRPASGGEHKFSHALDRIAPGKALHGEQCGVGAIITMYLHGGDWRWIRDSLKRIGAPTTPAELGIDDAIAVEAVLAARTIRPERFTILDMGLSKENAERIIRMLYEE, via the coding sequence ATGGACGGAGAGGATATTAAAGTACTCAGGGAGAAGGTCTTTGACAAGTCCAGATGGATGCAGCTCCCCAGAGACATCCTCATCGGGCATAACGTCCTCAGGGAGATACCTTCGGTCTGTAAGGACCTCTGTTTCGGCTCCCATGCCCTCCTTCTCGCCGGAGAACATACGATGACCGTTGCCGGAGACGAGATCGTCTCCCTCCTCGCGGACACCTGCGATGTGAAGACCTGCATCGTCGGTTCGAACACCGCGGCCGACATTGCACGGATCGAGAGGGAAGGTGCCGGCGCCGACTTCATCATCGGGGTCGGGGGGGGGCGGGTGATCGACACCGCCAAGATCGTCTCGTACAACCTTGACCGCCAGTTCATCTCGGTCCCGACGGCCGCCGCCCACGACGGCATCGCCTCGTCGCGGGCAAGCATCCCGACCCCCGAGGGGAGCGTCTCCCTGAGCGCCCACCCCCCCATCGCGGTCGTGGCCGACACCGGGATCATCGCCGCCGCACCTCCCCGCCTCCTTGCCGCGGGGTGCGCCGATATCATCTCGAACTACACCGCGATCCTGGACTGGGAACTCGCCCACCGCCTGCGGGGCGAACCCCTCTCCGAGTACGCGATGGCCCTCTCGAAGATGACCGCCGAGATCATCGTGAAAAACGCCGACGTGATCAGCGGCCTGACCGAGGAGAGCGCCTGGATCGTCATGAAGGCCCTCGTCTCCTCAGGCGTTGCCATGAGTATCGCCGGGTCGTCCAGACCTGCGAGTGGCGGCGAGCACAAGTTCTCCCACGCCCTTGATCGGATCGCACCGGGAAAGGCGCTCCACGGGGAACAGTGCGGCGTCGGGGCGATCATCACGATGTACCTCCACGGCGGAGACTGGCGGTGGATACGGGACTCTTTGAAGAGGATCGGGGCGCCGACAACACCGGCAGAACTCGGGATCGACGATGCAATCGCGGTCGAGGCGGTCCTTGCGGCACGCACCATCAGGCCCGAACGTTTCACCATCCTGGACATGGGCCTCTCGAAAGAGAATGCCGAACGGATCATCAGGATGCTGTACGAGGAGTGA
- a CDS encoding endonuclease Q family protein codes for MATSPSMTPESLLAGAATKGIGVIGSGDALHPAWRKAWEEHENGTGIAVLPTAEVEGKGRVHHLILMKDFSAFEELAGIFAPHSKDIATGGRPHVHLTGEAIAAAAHDLGGLVGPAHAFTPWTSLYAAHDSVASCYGGETIDFLELGLSADTSYGAGIRELDGVPFLSNSDAHSTHPTKLGREFNGLDLDRVTPATAFDAVRRGKITLNAGFFPEEGKYNRTACTRCYTPYSLEEAVRLGWTCPEDGGQIKKGVSDRARELGGGAPSERPPYYHIIPLGEIIRVVLGVSSAATKKVEARYSRLIEIFGTEIAVLAEVPVAEIREADPAVGAAVQAFREGRVHLVPGGGGKYGTFTLP; via the coding sequence ATGGCGACCTCACCCTCGATGACGCCGGAGAGCCTCCTTGCCGGCGCGGCTACGAAGGGGATCGGGGTCATCGGGAGCGGGGACGCCCTCCATCCTGCATGGCGGAAGGCATGGGAAGAGCACGAGAACGGCACCGGCATCGCCGTCCTCCCGACAGCAGAGGTGGAGGGGAAGGGGAGAGTCCACCACCTCATCCTCATGAAAGACTTCTCCGCCTTCGAGGAGCTGGCCGGCATCTTCGCACCGCATAGCAAGGACATCGCCACGGGTGGGCGGCCGCATGTCCACCTCACCGGCGAGGCGATCGCCGCCGCCGCCCACGACCTCGGCGGCCTCGTCGGGCCGGCCCATGCCTTCACCCCCTGGACATCCCTCTATGCGGCACACGACTCGGTGGCGTCGTGCTATGGCGGGGAGACGATCGACTTCCTGGAACTCGGCCTCTCCGCCGACACCTCGTACGGCGCCGGGATACGGGAACTCGACGGCGTCCCCTTCCTCTCGAACTCGGACGCCCACTCCACCCACCCCACAAAACTCGGCCGGGAGTTCAACGGTCTCGACCTCGACCGCGTAACGCCGGCGACCGCCTTCGACGCGGTGCGCCGGGGGAAGATCACCCTCAATGCCGGATTTTTCCCTGAGGAGGGGAAGTACAACAGGACCGCCTGCACCCGGTGCTACACCCCGTACTCCCTGGAGGAGGCCGTGCGTCTCGGCTGGACATGCCCGGAGGACGGCGGCCAGATCAAGAAAGGGGTCTCCGACCGGGCGCGGGAACTGGGCGGCGGCGCACCCTCGGAGAGGCCGCCGTACTACCATATCATCCCCCTCGGCGAGATCATCAGGGTCGTGCTCGGCGTCTCCTCGGCCGCGACAAAGAAGGTGGAGGCGAGATACTCCCGCCTGATAGAAATATTCGGGACAGAGATTGCCGTCCTCGCCGAGGTGCCAGTCGCCGAGATCAGGGAGGCCGACCCCGCGGTCGGCGCGGCAGTCCAGGCCTTCAGGGAGGGGAGGGTGCACCTGGTCCCGGGCGGCGGCGGGAAGTACGGCACCTTCACTCTCCCCTGA
- a CDS encoding 50S ribosomal protein L44e, with protein MKMPAKFKAYCPFCRSHETHEVEKVKKGRTSGLHWIDRQKARRGKVGNMGKYSKVPGGDKPTKKVNVRYRCTKCGKAHLRAGWRSGKFEIVE; from the coding sequence ATGAAGATGCCAGCAAAATTCAAGGCCTACTGTCCGTTCTGCAGATCGCACGAGACGCATGAAGTTGAAAAGGTGAAAAAGGGACGCACCAGCGGCCTGCACTGGATCGACCGGCAGAAGGCGCGCAGAGGTAAAGTAGGTAACATGGGCAAGTACTCCAAGGTGCCCGGCGGCGACAAGCCGACCAAGAAGGTCAATGTCAGGTACCGCTGCACGAAGTGCGGGAAGGCGCACCTCCGCGCAGGCTGGAGATCAGGCAAATTCGAAATTGTGGAGTGA
- the priS gene encoding DNA primase catalytic subunit PriS, with amino-acid sequence MKPATLEFVRQRFMSYYQQGHLSVPPALEHREWGFIFFDAKPEVRMRRHLGFGSRDECLEYIRSMVPAHAYYSTAYYTNPAAGTMGEKGWTGADLIFDIDADHLIRGVPYDAMLARVKEETEKLLDMLTGELGFSARTLSLVFSGGRGYHVHVRDPRVRSWESRERREVVDYLCGTGIEPQMLFAAGNGSSGWQRRFSVAMKIYADRLLAGGEKAALKHLKGMKGVGETYAGRFLGALQNFGGDEKERPTDALLTSPVMQTLLSAEGGELLPLLKSQAALVDEPVTTDIKRLIRMPTSLHGGSGLRVVEIPPADLADFDPLVDAVVFGEREVKIDLAFPLAMPILGNTWKLRKGTNVVPEALAVFLCCRGIAEIGGRA; translated from the coding sequence ATGAAACCCGCAACCCTCGAATTCGTCCGGCAACGCTTCATGTCGTATTACCAGCAGGGTCACCTCAGTGTCCCGCCGGCGCTCGAACACCGGGAGTGGGGGTTCATCTTCTTCGACGCAAAGCCCGAAGTGCGGATGCGGCGGCACCTCGGCTTCGGCTCACGGGACGAGTGTCTGGAGTACATCAGGTCGATGGTCCCGGCCCATGCCTATTATTCGACGGCGTACTACACGAACCCGGCCGCGGGGACGATGGGGGAGAAGGGATGGACAGGGGCCGACCTGATCTTCGACATCGACGCCGACCACCTCATCCGCGGCGTGCCCTATGATGCCATGCTCGCCCGGGTGAAGGAGGAGACAGAGAAACTCCTCGACATGCTCACCGGTGAACTCGGCTTTTCGGCGCGCACCCTCTCCCTTGTCTTCTCGGGCGGGCGGGGCTACCATGTCCATGTGCGCGACCCGAGGGTGAGGAGTTGGGAGAGCCGCGAACGGCGCGAGGTCGTGGACTACCTCTGCGGGACCGGAATCGAGCCGCAGATGCTCTTCGCCGCGGGGAACGGATCTTCCGGGTGGCAGAGGCGTTTTTCCGTCGCCATGAAGATCTACGCGGACCGGCTTCTCGCCGGCGGCGAGAAGGCCGCCCTGAAACACCTCAAGGGAATGAAAGGGGTCGGCGAGACCTATGCCGGCCGGTTCCTCGGGGCCTTGCAGAACTTCGGCGGCGACGAGAAGGAGCGCCCCACCGACGCACTCCTCACCTCACCGGTGATGCAGACTCTTCTCTCCGCGGAAGGGGGCGAACTGCTTCCCCTCCTCAAAAGTCAGGCGGCCCTCGTCGATGAACCGGTGACGACCGACATCAAACGGCTGATCAGGATGCCGACCTCCCTCCACGGCGGGAGCGGCCTCCGGGTCGTCGAGATCCCGCCTGCTGACCTCGCCGACTTCGACCCCCTTGTCGACGCCGTCGTCTTCGGGGAGCGCGAGGTGAAGATCGATCTTGCCTTCCCGCTCGCGATGCCGATTCTCGGGAACACCTGGAAACTGAGAAAAGGTACGAACGTCGTCCCCGAAGCTCTCGCGGTTTTCCTCTGCTGCCGCGGGATCGCCGAGATCGGAGGCAGGGCATGA
- a CDS encoding RNA-protein complex protein Nop10, producing MSGRIRYCEHDRRYTLFLTCPICGSPTRSAHPARYSPQDRYGDYRREAKRWMT from the coding sequence ATGAGCGGGCGGATCAGGTATTGCGAGCATGACCGCCGCTATACCCTATTTTTAACCTGCCCGATCTGCGGGTCGCCGACACGGTCGGCTCACCCCGCACGGTATTCACCGCAGGACCGGTACGGTGACTACCGGAGAGAGGCAAAACGATGGATGACATAA
- a CDS encoding 30S ribosomal protein S27e, whose protein sequence is MVRQHRENRSKFLRVKCPDCENEQVIFEKASTVVDCAVCGHVLAEPTGGKAKINAEIKAELQ, encoded by the coding sequence ATGGTACGTCAGCACCGTGAAAACAGAAGCAAATTCCTCAGGGTCAAGTGCCCGGACTGCGAAAATGAACAGGTGATCTTCGAGAAGGCCAGCACGGTCGTGGACTGTGCAGTCTGCGGGCATGTGCTCGCCGAGCCGACCGGCGGGAAGGCAAAGATCAACGCAGAGATCAAGGCCGAACTCCAGTGA